Proteins encoded in a region of the Bubalus bubalis isolate 160015118507 breed Murrah chromosome 9, NDDB_SH_1, whole genome shotgun sequence genome:
- the C1QTNF2 gene encoding complement C1q tumor necrosis factor-related protein 2: MIPWVLLACALPCAADPLLAAFARRDFQKGSPQLICSMPGPQGPPGPPGAPGPSGMVGRMGFPGRDGQDGQDGDRGESGEEGSPGRTGNRGKPGPKGKAGAIGQAGPRGPKGVSGAPGKHGTPGKKGPKGKKGEPGLPGPCSCGSSHAKSAFSVAVTKSYPRERLPIKFDKILMNEGGHYNASSGKFVCGVPGIYYFTYDITLANKHLAIGLVHNGQYRIRTFDANTGNHDVASGSTILALRQGDEVWLQIFYSEQNGLFYDPYWTDSLFTGFLIYADQDNPSEV; encoded by the exons ATGATCCCCTGGGTGCTCCTGGCCTGTGCCCTTCCTTGTGCAGCCGACCCACTGCTGGCTGCCTTTGCCCGTAGAGACTTCCAGAAGGGCTCCCCTCAACTCatctgcagcatgcctggccccCAGGGTCCACCCGGCcccccaggagccccagggcccTCAGGAATGGTGGGAAGAATGGGCTTTCCAGGCAGAGATGGCCAGGATGGCCAGGACGGGGACCGAGGGGAGAGCGGAGAGGAAG GTTCACCTGGCCGGACAGGTAATCGGGGGAAGCCAGGCCCGAAGGGCAAAGCTGGGGCCATTGGGCAGGCTGGCCCACGTGGCCCCAAAGGGGTCAGCGGTGCCCCGGGCAAGCACGGCACACCCGGCAAGAAGGGGCCCAAGGGCAAGAAGGGGGAGCCGGGCCTCCCGGGGCCTTGCAGCTGCGGCAGCAGCCACGCCAAGTCGGCCTTCTCCGTGGCAGTGACCAAGAGCTATCCGCGGGAGCGGCTGCCCATCAAATTCGACAAGATACTAATGAACGAGGGTGGACACTACAATGCTTCCAGTGGCAAGTTCGTCTGCGGTGTGCCAGGCATCTACTACTTCACCTACGACATCACGCTGGCCAACAAGCACCTGGCCATCGGCCTGGTACACAACGGCCAGTATCGCATCCGGACCTTCGACGCCAACACGGGCAACCACGATGTGGCCTCGGGCTCCACCATCCTGGCGCTCAGGCAGGGGGACGAGGTCTGGCTGCAGATCTTCTACTCTGAGCAGAATGGGCTCTTCTATGACCCATACTGGACTGACAGCCTCTTCACGGGCTTCCTCATCTATGCCGACCAGGACAACCCCAGTGAGGTGTAG